The following are encoded in a window of Nibricoccus aquaticus genomic DNA:
- a CDS encoding DUF1501 domain-containing protein, with the protein MNTARYSEFSRRQFVRSAGVGLAALAFQPIFPRVFASSRAPSSPDPRVLVIIHLQGGHDGLNTCVPFQDDRYYRARPTLALGREDLIRIDDTWALNRAGKPFEALFKDGKMAVVPDASYPQPSDSHYRASEIWHTASAADEVLYSGWVGRCFSHLQAQGRAVRGLYASPARPRIFVREEDRTARANVAAAGGDICGSLNAAGSAPLDALAEIGERAGASADTEIYFVAVPGFDTHARQLETQSARLHALSRALQLFQQRIEQRSIADRVLTMAFSEFGRSATENAQGGTDHGGGSPVFLVGKNVRGGFTPGGNSASHDFKQILRPIVTDWLGVPVQAVFARDPGRVELLRVFAQT; encoded by the coding sequence ATGAACACCGCTCGATATTCGGAGTTTTCACGCCGCCAGTTTGTCCGCAGCGCCGGCGTCGGTCTGGCCGCGCTCGCGTTTCAGCCGATTTTCCCGCGAGTGTTTGCCTCATCACGTGCGCCGTCTTCACCAGATCCGCGCGTGCTCGTGATTATCCACCTGCAAGGTGGGCACGATGGGCTGAACACGTGCGTACCGTTTCAAGACGATCGCTATTACCGCGCGCGACCGACGCTTGCATTGGGGCGGGAGGATTTGATCCGGATCGACGATACGTGGGCGTTGAACCGCGCGGGCAAGCCGTTTGAGGCGCTTTTCAAAGACGGCAAAATGGCGGTCGTGCCCGACGCGAGTTACCCGCAGCCGAGCGACAGCCACTATCGCGCGTCCGAGATCTGGCACACGGCGAGTGCCGCGGACGAGGTGCTGTATTCGGGCTGGGTGGGGCGATGCTTTTCGCACCTGCAAGCGCAGGGCCGTGCGGTGCGCGGTCTCTATGCGTCGCCTGCGCGGCCGCGGATTTTCGTGCGCGAGGAAGATCGGACCGCTCGTGCAAACGTGGCGGCTGCGGGCGGGGATATTTGCGGTTCACTCAATGCGGCCGGAAGCGCGCCGCTCGATGCCCTCGCGGAGATTGGAGAACGCGCGGGTGCGAGCGCGGACACCGAGATCTATTTCGTGGCGGTGCCCGGTTTCGACACGCATGCGCGCCAGCTCGAAACGCAGAGCGCGCGGCTGCACGCGTTGTCCCGCGCGCTGCAGTTGTTTCAGCAACGCATCGAGCAACGCAGTATCGCTGATCGCGTGCTGACGATGGCCTTTAGCGAATTCGGGCGCAGTGCAACCGAGAACGCCCAGGGCGGCACCGACCATGGCGGCGGTTCGCCGGTCTTTCTTGTAGGGAAAAACGTACGTGGAGGGTTCACGCCGGGGGGCAATTCCGCATCGCACGATTTCAAACAAATCCTCCGGCCCATCGTCACGGACTGGCTGGGCGTGCCGGTGCAGGCGGTTTTTGCGCGCGATCCCGGGCGCGTGGAGCTGCTCCGCGTTTTTGCTCAGACCTGA
- a CDS encoding TonB-dependent receptor has translation MNRKPTRLLFIVSLALAFVLPAAAQTPGAATGTITGTVLNPLTREYVRNAEVRVDGTDITATTESGGAYRLPRVPAGTVTVTVSYSGYSSSSAQVVVAGGETVTRDFEISSAETSSPDGGVIQLDAFVVASEREGNAKALQTQKKSMTMSRSVASDAFGDVTEGNVGEFLKYLPGVELEYVEADTRGPRLGGLGSEYTSVTMDGLGVASADAFTQYVAFENSAAGTSNRSFGFEQVSINSIESIEINRVTAASMDASAPAGNIDLKTKRAFDLKGRRIGLNASTVFNSEEFTTGKTPGPDDSISRKYKPNYSLDYSDVFFGNRLGILFGISESNLYNEQYRVDHTYNRTQVAGTDSRPQVLTQILLKDGPKWTKRFTSTLTADFRASSDLTLSLSVGYNGYDARFYNRQVTMQAGANNTGATTGRQNVSGDGVLAYGTNGTSTAASRQVVMGGGNGVKLSHTTTISPRFEYRKNDWVIDGAYSYSRADNNYDNLVRGTVANTPVNNLTGVSFNATRSGGGEADWKFTQTGGADWASLSSYLNPRISDDNRQDKNELNQGQLNVRYTLPTQLPIFIQAGGKITESHRVTSNSNTYDVWRYIGPGGGATGSFAGFNTPFQLYGAGNQVGAQFTSLNGGGGPAFPNREALGALFRTNPEYFERGESTGIITVAQYEQGVYTNNPTFDITETIPAAYLMGNTRISALQLQSGIRFEETKLESKELNPHSTDEIVAAGFPVNASGVPTTWAGMDYKYADRPRVTREGKYHNFFPSLTAKYTIMPNLLADIGWGKTIKRPNLNQIAGTRQINDTAEQVITPNPNLLPERSEKVVAALSYFFGRNSSSNLQVVAGYNKLTDQQIGATLTATEYGNTDPALDAYDFISFTNADSPVTFKTLEASFLQNLTFLPKAFRGTSVNVSYTRTQTDRRVYGAVPHSVKGGVSYRYKRFFISMNGVWRDDSPWFQGTQNRYLKSNVKYDLSSSFKLTDNVSLYLSGRNIFEVPHRIYESSNGNPDVIFRYENYGTNWSIGVKATF, from the coding sequence ATGAACCGCAAACCTACCCGACTCCTATTCATCGTGAGCCTTGCGCTCGCCTTCGTGCTACCCGCCGCCGCCCAGACTCCCGGCGCCGCCACCGGCACCATCACCGGCACTGTCCTCAATCCGCTCACCCGCGAATATGTCCGCAACGCCGAGGTGCGCGTCGATGGCACCGATATCACTGCCACCACCGAATCAGGCGGCGCCTACCGCCTGCCACGTGTCCCCGCAGGCACGGTCACCGTCACGGTAAGTTATTCCGGATACAGCTCGTCTTCTGCCCAGGTCGTTGTCGCCGGGGGAGAAACCGTCACGCGCGACTTTGAAATCTCCAGCGCCGAAACAAGTTCACCGGACGGCGGAGTTATCCAGCTCGACGCGTTCGTCGTGGCCAGCGAGCGCGAGGGCAACGCCAAGGCTCTTCAAACCCAGAAAAAATCCATGACCATGAGCCGCTCAGTGGCCTCCGACGCTTTCGGCGACGTCACCGAGGGCAACGTCGGCGAATTCCTGAAATACCTCCCCGGCGTCGAACTCGAATACGTCGAAGCCGACACGCGCGGTCCGCGCCTCGGCGGCCTTGGATCTGAATACACCAGCGTGACGATGGACGGCCTCGGTGTGGCGAGCGCCGATGCGTTCACCCAGTACGTAGCCTTCGAAAACTCCGCCGCCGGTACCTCCAACCGCTCCTTCGGCTTCGAGCAGGTTTCCATCAACAGCATCGAGTCCATCGAGATCAACCGCGTGACCGCCGCCTCCATGGACGCCAGCGCCCCCGCCGGTAACATTGATCTCAAGACCAAACGCGCTTTCGATCTCAAGGGCCGCCGCATCGGTCTGAACGCCAGCACCGTTTTTAATTCCGAGGAGTTCACCACGGGAAAAACACCTGGTCCTGACGACAGCATCAGCCGGAAATACAAACCCAACTACAGCCTCGATTATTCCGACGTCTTCTTCGGCAACCGCCTCGGCATTCTCTTCGGCATCAGCGAATCCAATCTCTATAACGAGCAGTACCGCGTCGATCACACCTACAACCGCACCCAGGTCGCCGGAACCGATTCGCGCCCACAAGTCCTCACGCAGATTCTGCTCAAGGACGGACCGAAGTGGACCAAGCGTTTCACCAGCACGCTGACCGCAGACTTCCGCGCATCCAGCGATCTCACGCTTTCGCTCAGCGTCGGCTACAACGGTTACGACGCCCGCTTCTACAACCGGCAAGTCACCATGCAGGCCGGCGCCAATAACACCGGCGCCACCACAGGACGCCAGAACGTCTCTGGAGACGGCGTGCTTGCCTACGGCACCAACGGCACCAGCACGGCCGCCAGCCGCCAGGTCGTCATGGGCGGAGGCAACGGCGTCAAACTCTCCCACACCACCACCATCAGTCCCCGCTTCGAATATCGTAAGAATGACTGGGTGATCGACGGTGCTTACTCGTATTCACGCGCCGACAACAACTACGACAATCTCGTCCGCGGCACGGTCGCCAACACACCGGTCAATAACCTCACCGGCGTCAGTTTCAACGCCACGCGCTCCGGTGGCGGCGAGGCCGATTGGAAGTTCACGCAGACGGGCGGCGCCGACTGGGCCAGCCTGTCGAGTTACCTCAACCCACGCATCTCGGACGACAATCGTCAGGATAAAAACGAGCTCAATCAGGGGCAGCTCAACGTGCGCTACACGCTGCCCACTCAGCTCCCCATCTTCATTCAAGCCGGCGGCAAGATCACCGAAAGCCACCGTGTCACGAGCAACAGCAACACCTACGATGTCTGGCGCTACATCGGGCCCGGCGGCGGAGCGACCGGCTCGTTCGCGGGTTTCAACACACCGTTCCAGCTCTACGGCGCGGGCAATCAAGTCGGCGCGCAATTCACCTCGCTCAACGGTGGCGGCGGTCCCGCGTTTCCCAACCGCGAGGCGCTCGGCGCGCTCTTCCGGACCAATCCGGAATATTTCGAGCGCGGCGAAAGCACCGGCATCATCACGGTCGCGCAATATGAGCAGGGCGTTTACACCAACAATCCGACCTTCGACATCACCGAGACAATCCCCGCCGCCTATCTCATGGGCAACACGCGCATCTCCGCCCTCCAGCTCCAAAGCGGTATCCGCTTCGAAGAGACCAAGCTTGAATCGAAGGAGCTGAATCCTCACTCGACCGACGAGATCGTCGCGGCCGGATTCCCCGTCAACGCCTCGGGCGTTCCCACCACCTGGGCCGGCATGGATTACAAATATGCCGACCGTCCCCGGGTCACGCGCGAAGGCAAGTATCACAACTTCTTCCCCAGTCTGACCGCCAAATATACGATCATGCCCAACCTCCTGGCCGACATCGGCTGGGGCAAAACCATCAAGCGCCCGAACCTCAATCAGATCGCCGGCACCCGCCAGATCAACGACACCGCCGAACAGGTTATCACACCCAATCCGAACCTCCTGCCCGAGCGTTCTGAGAAGGTCGTTGCCGCGCTGAGCTATTTCTTCGGCCGCAACAGCAGCAGCAACCTGCAAGTGGTCGCTGGGTACAACAAACTCACCGACCAACAGATCGGCGCGACGCTGACTGCTACAGAGTACGGCAACACCGATCCCGCGCTCGATGCTTACGACTTCATCAGCTTCACCAACGCGGACAGCCCGGTCACCTTCAAGACCCTCGAAGCCTCCTTCCTTCAGAACCTCACATTCCTGCCCAAGGCGTTTCGTGGCACATCGGTGAACGTTTCCTACACGCGCACCCAGACCGACCGCCGCGTCTACGGCGCCGTCCCCCACTCCGTCAAAGGTGGAGTCAGCTACCGCTATAAACGCTTTTTCATCTCGATGAACGGCGTCTGGCGCGACGACTCTCCGTGGTTTCAAGGCACCCAAAACCGCTACCTCAAATCCAACGTGAAGTACGATCTGAGCAGCAGCTTCAAGCTCACCGATAATGTCAGCCTCTATCTCTCCGGTCGTAACATCTTCGAGGTGCCGCATCGCATCTACGAATCCAGCAACGGCAATCCTGACGTGATCTTCCGCTACGAAAATTACGGCACCAACTGGTCCATCGGCGTCAAAGCCACTTTCTGA
- a CDS encoding glycoside hydrolase family 2 protein → MSVFTLVAPARASRSEMSLNERWHFHFGEQPTSDAAVQASADWPVVTLPHTWNAKDGADGGDDYARGEGWYVKTFTVDPAWRGKRVFIEFKGANRNAAVFLNGKSVGEHHGGYARFRFDLTHALERDGENTLAVRVSNAPDGLAPISADFTFFGGIYRGVRLFTTDDVHVDVLDHASDGIYLTQTKVSAERAEIAAVIRLKNDSEREASTRVRTVVRDSAGATVFSRESAASVAAVSGAHCEQTIVVERPRLWDGPADPALYSVTVTVLVDGKIRDEVTQRIGLRSFAVDPEKGFFLNGKPFAAHGVSRHQDRAGKGWAISEEDDREDFALIKEMGATAVRVAHYPQSELWFDLCDEHGMIVWAEIPVVNEVDPTPAYTDNAKQQLRELIRQNYNRPGIFFWGVGNETREMGEGSGAHKINGPAANALIAELTPLVREEDPSRLSVYASHHRPEDVKNFHTDLLGFNKYIGWYGGDAKDFAAWIDGVHQRFRKLKLGVSEYGAGANIYHHDDPANKPAPGGEWHPEEYQSHFHELHWNAMRDREYLWGKFIWNMFDFAADPRSEGAAPGINDKGLITYDRKTKKDAFFWYQANWSKTPVLHIASRRYVERTESGIEVKVYSNAKEVELFVNGVSQGKITSENHLFRWKILLAEGANRIVARGSHESGALSDECVWNFRNKTP, encoded by the coding sequence GTGTCTGTCTTTACGCTGGTCGCACCTGCGCGTGCGTCGCGAAGCGAGATGTCGCTTAATGAGCGTTGGCATTTCCACTTTGGCGAACAGCCGACGAGCGATGCAGCTGTGCAAGCGTCGGCCGACTGGCCGGTGGTAACTCTGCCGCATACGTGGAACGCGAAGGATGGCGCGGACGGCGGTGACGATTATGCGCGCGGCGAGGGCTGGTATGTGAAGACGTTCACGGTCGATCCGGCGTGGCGCGGCAAACGCGTGTTCATCGAGTTCAAAGGCGCGAATCGTAACGCCGCCGTTTTCCTCAATGGGAAATCCGTCGGCGAACATCACGGCGGCTACGCGCGTTTTCGTTTCGATCTCACCCACGCGCTCGAACGTGACGGTGAAAACACACTCGCGGTTCGTGTGAGCAACGCCCCCGACGGTCTCGCGCCGATCTCGGCGGACTTCACGTTTTTCGGCGGCATTTATCGCGGCGTGCGTCTCTTCACAACGGATGACGTCCACGTGGATGTCCTCGATCATGCGTCGGATGGCATTTATCTCACGCAGACAAAAGTCTCCGCAGAGCGGGCTGAAATCGCGGCGGTCATCCGACTCAAGAACGATTCCGAGCGCGAAGCATCCACCCGGGTGCGGACGGTTGTGCGCGATTCTGCGGGAGCGACGGTTTTCTCCCGGGAAAGTGCGGCGAGCGTGGCGGCGGTGAGCGGCGCGCATTGCGAGCAAACGATCGTCGTGGAACGTCCGCGCCTCTGGGATGGCCCGGCTGATCCTGCGCTCTATTCGGTGACGGTGACGGTGCTCGTGGATGGAAAAATTCGCGACGAGGTCACGCAGCGCATCGGATTGCGCTCGTTCGCCGTCGACCCTGAGAAAGGGTTTTTCCTCAACGGCAAGCCCTTCGCCGCGCATGGCGTTTCCCGTCACCAGGATCGCGCGGGCAAAGGCTGGGCAATCAGCGAGGAGGATGATCGCGAGGATTTTGCGCTGATTAAAGAAATGGGCGCGACGGCGGTGCGTGTGGCTCACTACCCGCAGTCAGAACTTTGGTTCGATCTGTGCGACGAGCACGGAATGATCGTGTGGGCGGAGATTCCCGTCGTGAACGAAGTGGACCCGACTCCCGCCTATACCGACAACGCGAAGCAGCAGCTCCGGGAACTCATCCGCCAGAACTATAACCGCCCGGGCATTTTTTTCTGGGGCGTGGGCAACGAAACCCGCGAGATGGGCGAGGGTAGCGGCGCGCATAAGATCAACGGGCCCGCAGCGAACGCTCTGATCGCGGAACTCACCCCACTCGTGCGCGAAGAAGATCCGTCACGGCTTTCTGTATACGCGTCGCATCATCGACCGGAGGACGTGAAGAACTTTCACACCGACCTTCTCGGCTTCAACAAGTACATCGGCTGGTATGGCGGCGACGCGAAGGACTTCGCCGCGTGGATCGATGGCGTTCACCAGCGGTTCCGGAAGCTCAAGCTCGGTGTCAGCGAGTACGGCGCGGGAGCGAACATCTATCATCATGACGATCCGGCGAACAAGCCCGCGCCGGGCGGCGAGTGGCACCCCGAGGAATACCAATCGCATTTTCACGAGCTGCACTGGAACGCGATGCGCGACCGTGAGTATCTGTGGGGAAAGTTCATCTGGAACATGTTCGATTTCGCCGCCGATCCGCGCTCGGAAGGCGCTGCGCCCGGGATTAACGACAAGGGACTCATCACCTATGACCGAAAAACGAAGAAGGACGCGTTTTTCTGGTACCAAGCCAACTGGAGCAAAACTCCGGTGCTGCACATCGCCAGCCGCCGCTATGTCGAGCGCACCGAAAGCGGCATCGAGGTCAAAGTGTACTCCAATGCGAAGGAGGTTGAGCTGTTCGTGAATGGCGTTTCCCAAGGGAAAATCACGAGCGAAAATCATCTCTTTCGCTGGAAGATACTCCTGGCGGAAGGAGCCAACCGCATCGTCGCGCGGGGCTCGCACGAGTCCGGAGCGCTGAGCGATGAGTGTGTCTGGAATTTTCGAAACAAAACCCCATGA
- a CDS encoding glycoside hydrolase family 30 protein → MISPISSSPAFLLTACLLATTAHAQKSVDVYLTAKDSGERLSKVATLSLGGRGVLTEKEQRIFVDPAKTFQTLLGIGGALTDASAETYFKLPVEKRRELIRAYYDSEHGIGYSLGRTHINSCDFSSASYTYVAEGDTALKTFSIAPDEKHRIPFIKDALAAVKGPFAMYASPWSPPAWMKDNNHMLRGGKLKPEMRDAWARYYVAFIQAYEKAGIPIWGLTVQNEPMAVQRWESCVYTAEEEKDFVRDHLGPVLAKSGMADKKIVIWDHNRTWIFQRAQAALNDPEAAKYIWGVGFHWYSDDAFDNVRLVKETYPQTHLLFTEGCNFPYDRTKLSDWNWGELYGRSMIKDFNNGADGWTDWNVLLDETGGPNHVKNFCYAPVHADTQTGELMYMNSYYYIGHFSKFIRPGAKRVISSSTVDRLLTTAFKNADGSVAVVVMNSSGEAQAFALTIGQQSVPVSSPAHSILTLVVR, encoded by the coding sequence ATGATTTCCCCGATTTCATCTTCCCCTGCTTTTTTGCTGACCGCCTGCCTCCTCGCCACGACGGCGCATGCGCAGAAAAGCGTGGACGTGTATCTCACCGCCAAGGACTCAGGCGAACGCTTGAGCAAAGTTGCCACGCTTTCGCTCGGCGGGCGCGGTGTGCTCACCGAGAAAGAGCAGCGCATCTTCGTCGATCCGGCGAAGACGTTTCAGACGCTGCTCGGAATCGGTGGCGCGCTGACCGACGCGTCGGCTGAGACGTATTTCAAGCTGCCCGTGGAGAAACGTCGCGAATTGATTCGGGCGTATTACGATTCTGAGCACGGCATCGGCTACTCGCTTGGACGCACTCATATCAACAGCTGCGATTTCTCCAGTGCGAGTTACACCTATGTGGCGGAGGGCGACACGGCTTTGAAGACATTCTCCATCGCTCCGGACGAGAAGCACCGCATCCCGTTCATCAAAGACGCGCTGGCGGCGGTGAAGGGGCCTTTCGCGATGTATGCGAGCCCGTGGAGTCCTCCGGCGTGGATGAAGGATAACAACCACATGCTGCGCGGCGGAAAGCTGAAACCCGAAATGCGCGACGCATGGGCGCGTTACTACGTCGCTTTCATTCAAGCGTACGAAAAAGCGGGGATCCCGATCTGGGGACTCACGGTACAGAACGAGCCGATGGCGGTGCAGCGTTGGGAATCGTGCGTGTACACGGCGGAAGAGGAGAAGGATTTTGTGCGCGATCATCTCGGACCGGTGCTCGCGAAGAGCGGGATGGCGGATAAGAAGATCGTCATCTGGGATCATAACCGCACGTGGATTTTTCAGCGCGCGCAGGCCGCTTTGAACGATCCGGAGGCGGCGAAATATATCTGGGGCGTGGGCTTCCATTGGTACAGCGATGATGCCTTCGACAACGTGCGGTTGGTGAAAGAGACGTACCCGCAAACGCACCTGCTCTTCACCGAGGGCTGCAATTTTCCCTACGACCGCACGAAGCTGAGCGATTGGAACTGGGGCGAACTCTACGGCCGTTCGATGATCAAGGATTTCAACAACGGCGCCGATGGCTGGACGGATTGGAATGTCCTCCTCGACGAAACGGGCGGACCGAATCACGTGAAGAATTTTTGCTATGCGCCGGTCCACGCCGACACCCAGACCGGCGAGCTGATGTATATGAATTCTTACTACTACATCGGGCACTTTTCGAAGTTCATCCGTCCTGGGGCCAAACGCGTGATCAGCTCCTCGACGGTGGACCGGTTGCTGACGACGGCTTTCAAGAACGCGGATGGCTCGGTGGCCGTCGTGGTCATGAACAGCTCGGGCGAGGCGCAGGCGTTTGCTCTCACTATCGGCCAGCAGTCGGTCCCGGTGAGCAGCCCGGCACACTCGATTCTCACGCTGGTGGTGCGGTGA
- a CDS encoding GH1 family beta-glucosidase, translated as MSLMKFSVPSASCQFPASFAWGVATAAPQIEGAFDADGKSPSIWDVFSRKPGATHNGDTLDVACDHYHRYEADLDLMAALGMKHYRLSIAWPRIIPTGAGTLNTRGVDFYNRLIDASLKRGITPWVTMFHWDLPQVLEDKGGWPERVVVDAFADYADEIVKAYGDRVKNWITLNEIGVFLENGYGVGRHAPGRKEKPEVVNQAFHHAMLCHGHGVRAVREHGGKDARVGLTDNSRVTIPLTETAPDIEAAHEQFARRNARILEPMYRGEYGKNYLAHTKGWLPKIAANDFELIAQPTDFLGLNIYSGEIVRRGADGGPQHIAYPENFPTADSPWLKLNARCMYWGPRLAAEVFGAKDVVITESGAGYNDLPPVKGEVFDIHRLEYIRACLRELRRSIADGVPVSGYFAWSFMDNFEWADGYDRRFGIVYTDFKTQVRTPKASGRWYSQVVRENALV; from the coding sequence ATGAGCCTGATGAAATTCTCCGTCCCGTCTGCCTCCTGCCAATTTCCCGCCAGCTTTGCCTGGGGCGTCGCCACCGCGGCGCCTCAGATCGAAGGCGCCTTCGATGCTGATGGCAAAAGCCCGAGCATCTGGGATGTATTCTCACGCAAACCCGGTGCGACGCACAACGGCGACACCCTCGATGTCGCGTGCGATCATTACCACCGCTACGAAGCGGATCTCGATTTGATGGCCGCGCTAGGCATGAAACACTACCGGCTGTCGATCGCGTGGCCGCGCATCATTCCGACTGGTGCCGGGACTCTGAATACGCGGGGAGTCGATTTCTACAACCGGCTCATCGACGCGTCGCTCAAACGCGGGATCACGCCGTGGGTGACGATGTTTCACTGGGATCTGCCACAGGTGCTCGAGGATAAAGGCGGCTGGCCGGAGCGGGTGGTGGTCGATGCGTTTGCCGATTATGCGGATGAGATCGTGAAGGCTTACGGAGATCGCGTGAAAAACTGGATCACGCTCAACGAAATCGGCGTCTTTCTGGAAAACGGTTACGGTGTTGGCCGCCATGCGCCGGGTCGCAAAGAAAAGCCCGAGGTCGTGAACCAGGCGTTTCACCATGCGATGCTTTGTCACGGCCATGGTGTGCGCGCGGTGCGCGAACACGGAGGAAAGGACGCGCGCGTCGGCCTCACGGATAATTCGCGCGTGACGATCCCGCTCACGGAAACCGCGCCGGATATCGAGGCGGCGCATGAGCAGTTTGCGCGCAGAAACGCGCGTATCCTCGAGCCGATGTACCGCGGCGAGTACGGGAAAAATTATCTGGCACACACGAAAGGCTGGCTGCCGAAGATCGCGGCGAACGATTTCGAACTCATTGCCCAGCCGACCGATTTTCTCGGGCTCAATATTTACTCAGGCGAGATCGTCAGGCGCGGCGCCGACGGAGGTCCGCAGCATATCGCTTATCCGGAAAATTTTCCCACCGCAGACAGCCCCTGGCTGAAGCTCAACGCGCGGTGCATGTACTGGGGCCCCCGCCTTGCCGCAGAAGTTTTTGGCGCGAAGGATGTGGTCATCACGGAGAGCGGCGCGGGCTACAACGATCTGCCCCCGGTGAAGGGCGAAGTGTTCGACATTCACCGGCTCGAATACATCCGCGCCTGTCTGCGCGAACTTCGCCGCAGCATCGCCGACGGCGTGCCCGTCAGCGGTTATTTCGCCTGGTCGTTCATGGATAACTTCGAGTGGGCGGACGGGTATGATCGCCGGTTCGGCATCGTTTACACGGACTTCAAAACCCAGGTGCGCACGCCGAAAGCGAGCGGACGTTGGTACAGCCAGGTCGTGCGGGAAAATGCGCTGGTTTAA